ggaaagggagaaagagaggaagagaaaaatcgatgtgagaaacatctatcggttgcctctcgcatgtcccctgactgggggacctggcccgcaacccaggcacgtgctctgacaaGGAATCTAGCTGGCCACCTGTTGCTTTGGCGGCTGATGCTCCACCAGGCCACAGCAGTAGTCAGGGCACCTCTTTGATTTGTTAAAtcatataaaaaaaatcatacaatgtTTTGCCAAAGGTCACCCCTAGCACTCAGAACTACACGGTCAGGTTTAAACTGTATCACCCACGTAACTTGAGCGGAGTTCACGGGTACAATGTGGTGATCATTCCTTCACTCTCCAGCTCCTCAACCCAGAAGTGCTAGAACAGGCTGTGATGCCAACCGTAGGTGGTGGTCACGTCCAGATGATTCCCAGGAAgatgcagctgctgcagctgaaGGAGAAAACCCAGCCTTCCTCTGAGAGTAACACAcagggcccacccccacccccacccccaccccctgagcaCAAAACTACaataacaacaaaggaaaaaggagccACGTGGGGATGTAGGAAGTTCGCACTTGCCATTCAATCTGGAATGCATGAAGAAAACTTCTTCTACAGGGTCAAATTGAAAATCGGAACCAACCTGttcctcacctttttttttcccggtcccatttctttctccagtaCTCCTTTTGGTGGGCGGTTCTGTTAGACAGGATAAGGGTCTCAATGTCTTGCAGTTCTAAACGTTATTTcttgaaaaatgttaaaacacaGCACAGCATTTCCCAGATGCAGCAGTGAACAGGATGAACTGGTAGGAATTCAACAAATGAAAGTATCCAACTGcagaagaaatcaacatgtaattgaCCAAACAGTGTAGGTAAACACTGGCTAAGGCTCCCTTGGGGAAGGCGGGGGCTTGGGATATGAATCTCATCTCCTTTACTTGCTGCACTAAAGCCACTTGGCCACAGTGAagtcttactctttttttaaaaaatcactttattgtcattcaattacagctgtctgcatttttccccaccccagccaaccccCCTGAAGTCTTACTCTTGAATAGAGCACCCCAAGTGGTGAACCACTTAAGCTCGGTAACAGTTCCGCTGTAcatctctttccttccttatcatttcctactatgtgtcaggtatcACTCTAGGATCTGGGGATGACTGACATAAAACACAGAAGACAGCCCTGATAGTGTGGACCTTATATTCTGTGGCTCCAGGAGATGGAGGTGAAAAAACCCGAAATAATGAATAAGGGAATTCCAGGTAATGACAGGAGCTGTGAAGGGACCCAAACTGGGTAATCTGATAAATGGGCCTGGGAATAGGAAAGGGGGAAGACTGCTTCAGATAAATGGGAAGTCTTTGGGGCAGGGGCGTTTTAAAACTGAGTTCAGGGAAAGGCCTCGCAGTTAAGAACTGATGAAGCAAGTACAAGGACTGAAAGAAAGCGAGTGTGTTTGGAGCCTGGGGAGTGATGATGGGATTGATAAAACGTGGAGTCCAAGAGTTTGCAGGGGCAGATCACAACTGGCCTGGGCACTAATGTAGGGGTTTGAGTTTTATTCTATGTGCAGTACGAAGCCAGGTCCTAGCAAGGTAATGAATTATTTAACCAGAACACTGACTATCCATTGTTTAGTTTCTTTGCATTCTCTACAAACTGGTCCTATAAGGATTTCATGACGGCcgaacacacacacaagatttaTTATGCAAGGGAGTTTGGGACAGACAAGAACAGGTGTCGGATGTGAGACCTTCTGCTTCTCCCTGATCATTGTCCTCTTCGCCCATCTCTCCGACATAGCAATGCTACATCATTCCCACATTCTTATGCCTCCTGTCCCTTGTTTATTTTTGATACAGTTATCATTTGCCTTTGGATTTTCATCTTGTTCTTACCTCCAAATGGTGAACataggtgctttttaaaaaaaatcagttcatgTATCCATATTTCTGTGTATGTCACAAGGGAAAGGTCAAGATAACGTGTTGCATTGTGAACCAAGTGTTCCCATTCAGCACAGAGGATGACTCACGGGGTTGTGAACCATCATCCAGTACTGGGGTGACCCACCAGCCACCACTCCAGTATAATGTCAAGTACCTTTTCTGGCCATTAGCACTATTCAATTTCCAACTGTCTTCAACACAACCCCAAGGGTTTTCCAAAAATCCAACCTGAAGAAACAGTGCCAGTTAGTGAGCTTTTCTCAGCAAATTCATTGTAGTAGGGACCAAAATAATCCAAATTGTTCATGTAACTTAAAATTACCCAATTTTATAGCATGTGTTACTGCAACTCACAATGAATCTTAGTGTATCTAAAAATCCCACAGTGATCAACTTCAATTAGAATGCCGCTCCACCCAAATTGTTACCAATTAAATAAGTTCTCCCCAATGAGAAGTGTATCCAAGGGAAATAAGATTAATCCTGTCATTTTATAAATCCTGCATGTATTCTCCAGTTACATGGTAGTATTCtcaccattttttctttaaacaaacacaataataaaaaaggatgCACAATTCAAATGCTTCCATTTAAGAAATTCAGTTATCAATTTTTAAGTGAACAGCCCACACTTTTGAAGAGTACTTTGGGACTCCACAATGGTGgggggtatgtgtgtatgtgtgtgcttgaTACTATTTGCCACATCCAAAAATCCGCCccacagaaatgaataaaagagagTAATAAAACTCTTCTCAGGATACCTTAGTGGAATGGGTGCTTTTATTTTAAGTGATATGTCTATGCAAATACAATCAGTCACAAATGAGACCTTCTTAGGCCTGACAACAATTTAAACTTTGAAAGATGAGCAGGACTGTTAGAAACCTTCACCCACCTGGTAACCTGTGTGTCCCTTGATATGGGAAGGGGACTCGAGGTCTCCTCGAGGTCTCCTCGAGTCTCCTTGCTTAGGACTAAACAAGGGACTTCAGCTTTGGCGTGAAGCTGTCAGCTGTCCTAATCAAGGACAATATATGAAAATTGGACTCTAGGtgtgagggaaaaaaagggggggaaatctAGAAGTGGGAAGAGATAAAAGGGCAGCATTCAGCTGCAGGAAATGTCCAAGGATGGAAGACACTAGTTAGGATCAACGGGAGAAGAGGTCTTGGTACGTAGGTAGAAAAAATCAGACAAGGCCGAGATGGCCTTGGCCGTCCAGAACGGAGGAGTCGGGAGGGGACATCTGCATGCAGTGGacaactgaatcagaaagagcAGAGATGGAAACCGGCAGTGACTCCCTATCTTGAGGCTGACTAGCTTGAACATGGCCCCCCTCTCACGGgaccataaaataaaattcatgagaAGATCCAATCATTAATGCAACAAATTCTAATAAGGTCTAAGTTGAGGGTGGTCCTCTTCTCCAACATGGGAGTGGACCAGTtgctgggtgaggaggagggaaggtgTGGAATCTGAACATCTTAGTAAGTCATCTCCTAGCTCCGATCGCTTGGGGCATTGCTGGGAGACACCTAACAGGTCACTACAACAACACAACACACACTGCGACCTGCTCGTTCCCCAAGACCCACATGACAAAGAATTTCTCATACCTTAGTCTACAGAAACATTATTCAGTCCAGGTTACAATCGGATTTTACAGGAGAGAATTTGACTacacagatatttataaaatgaatgcgGTTAAGAAAAATGCTGAAAGTCAGAAGAGCTGTTTCAGTCCTGCTCCGCTGTGTGAAACTGGAGAAGTTGTCTAACACCTCTGGGTCTCGGTTtgttcatctgtgaagtggggtgCTAaagcctccctcccccccaacccctctctctGTGTCGAGTGGATCCCCAGATGGAAGCTCACTGTGGAAATGTAAAAGTGAAGGGGAAGATGTGGCTCTGAAACGAAACAGACAAATGCTTGAACTCTTAATTCAATCATGTGTCCTCATGAAGGGACTTGTCCACTGGTTTGGTAAGTGTCATCAAAGTCCAGTTATTTGTAGCACTCAAGAGAAGCAATTTTTAGGTGATAGTCTTGGAAGAAGCTCAAAAGGAGCCTCAGATCACTTCCAGTTTGAATGGGAAGTCATTTTGGCTTGGCTGGAGCTGTATACCCCGCAGACATCACAATGACCAGTCAGTGTGCGTTGTAGTGGTTGGTCTGGAGCTGCTGCTTCTGGGCATCAGCTGTGTTGTGTCTCACACTCTCAGCCAGCAGTcgccaacctttttggcaccagagaccagttggaagacagtttttccatggaccaggagaggggtggggacaggaggcggACCTCTGGCCATAATGTGAGTGAAGCTTCCACTTGCTCACTGGTGCTCACCTCCTGTTATGTGGCCCGGGTCCTAACGACCCGTGGACCAGTAGTGGTCCACAGccccgggcgggggaggggctggggacccctgctctaaacAATATCATTAATATCTTTATCCAAAATACACTTGAGCTTTATATACTTATTACAGGAGAGAAAAGAACCAAAATTTGCCAAGTGCCCTCTCTGGGCTGAGCACTTATTAGGTGTTTTGCATACATTCTTTATTTAAACCACAAGTCAACTACGAAGGGTAGGTCccactgtccccattttacaggtgacgaaactgagactcagagcggttatgacttgcccaagttcacaccaCTGGGACATGAGAGATCTGAAATAAAAGCTCAGGTCTTCTGACTTCACAGCCCATGTTTTTTCCTTCTATAACACCATGCTacctaggagaaaaaaaatgagggtgaATGGTTAGCCAGCCAGTTAGGAAAAGGGATATACAGTGAGTAAGAAACTCACCCATTCTACATCATTCTACAATGTCCACTTTTCAAATAATCAGAATATGACCAAAATCTTCGATACTAAATCACTAATAAACATAAGCAATTTGATTTTGATGATCCATAAGGTGCTTTCAAATTTTGCTGTGCCTTAAAGATCTCACGAACAATAGTGATCATCAGTGCACCACaacacagaagagagaaaggcaggCCACCCGCCTCCAAGCTGCCAGGCGCTGCGTGGCTTTTATTGGCTTCCATTCTGCCAGCTCAAGGGAACAGGTGGAAATGATCGACACGGTCCTGCCCATTTACACATACATTTGAAACACGTCCATTCTCATGCCCCATGAAAAGAAATCCATTCAAAAGGATCTAACCTTTCACCAATTCTGCCCTTAAAATCCTGAAACAGTCAGATCACCATGCACAATATTTTTGGCAGTCACAATCTCTGTCATGAAGCAGAGCTGAACACAACTGGAGAATACAACTGGAGAATACAACTGGTATTTAAATGCCCCCTTGTTGGGCAGATCAGACTGCCCGAGGCAGCgtggctgggtggagggacaGGGGTCCGGATCTGTGGCCAACTGCCGTTCGTGCCAAGGTTCTTGGCTGGTCTGTTCCTCTGCAGTGTTAGTGCCTATATCCCTGGCAACGATAAACAACGAATTACCTGCAAgcaaccacatcaaaatacaGAGCTCAGTGTTTGAATCTCTAAGAAGCAGCCGATTTCAGAGGGGCAGCTCATGGCCCGCTAGAGCAGACTGGGGTGAAAGTTGTACCGCAGGCTGGAGAAGAGCCCGATGTGTTTCACAAGGTTGGGTTCCACCACGTAGGCCCGCTCCCCCTTGGCCCTCAGCAATGAGTACAGGGCCATGTCCTTGCCAAAGCCCTGGTGGCAGTACACCTGGGACAGGTAGGTGAGGGTCCGGCGGGCCGCTGGGGCAGGAAAGAGCATGGCCGGGGTGCAACACTGCGAAGCCGGGACCACGCTGTACAGGGAAGGGCTGAGCCGCCGCAGTTCCAGGAAATAGTGCCGGCCCACCAGCTCCACCAGGCCCATGCTATACAGGGAGAAGAACAGCATGACGGGCCAGCTGAACCCTGGACGGCTGGCGAACCGCATGTATATCCAGGTTAGTAAGGGGCCCAGCAACATGCCCACACCAACCCACTCCAGGATCCGCATGGGCTCCGGGTTGATGTAGTGCTGGAGCCTCTCAGGATGGTAGAGCTTTAGATAAAGGGCATCTCTGAGGTGCGGCTCAGAGAGGCGGGCCCGCAGAAGGTGCTCCAAGACTGGGAAGATCTGCTCTTCTGGAATGGCATCGTCTTCCACCATCAGGACataatctgggttgtaggtctgCAGGGACGACTCCAGGCAATAGACATAgtcctgcttctctttctcaaaCGAGTTGGTGGAAGGGTCGTCGCCGTAATCGTCCTCAGTGCCCTCGTAGCGGTTGGCCACGGGGACATACTTGGACAGCAGCTTGGCATCGAGATGGCTCACACTGCGCTCCACGTTGCACAGGAAGAGCTGGTGCCCCTCGCACTGGGGGCCGCACTGTTGGAGAAGCCGGTGGAACTGGGACACCACCTGCAAGACGTAGTGGAAGCCAGGCTGCCTGTCTACCGTGACGATGGTGATGACCAGCCAGGGCCGTGGGGTGGCCTGCCAGACAATGGGCACTGAGCCGTTGGCGGAGGGCAGCTCCTCGAAGTAGTGAAGGGCAGCTTCCCCCTCCTTCAAGCTTTGTTGCAGGAACTCCTGGCTCATTTGGTTCAGATGCCAATGGCGAAGGTAGAAGTAAGAGTGTAGAAGCCGGTGACAGGCCAGCGGGGCCAGCAGGCCAAATGTCACCACCGTGAGGATGAAGAGCTGGACGGCTGTGCTGTTCCAGGAGAGCCGCCGGAGCCTCCGGAGCAGCATGGCAGCTGGGGAGCCTGACGTGCTCATGAGGCCAACTTCCGGTCAGGTCTGGTCCCAGGAACAAACCATCCTGGACCTTAGGCCCAGATCAGTGCAAGTCAAAcctagagaaagagaaggcagagaatGGGAAAGGGCTTTTCAAAATCCAGGGATAGAACTCAGCACATAGCAAACCAGAAATTTCAGTTCTAGGCTGGGTAGCTCCTAGAGACTTAAGTATTTTCTCCAGTATACCACTCTTTGGTTGTATCTGTTAATGACCTCTTggattcttttctcctttctgtgaGTGATGAAACCTTGGTACGCCCAACCAAGTCTCCACATCTACAGGTGCTTAGTTATTAGACTTACAAGGTGCCAGTAAATCACCAGGCACGCAAGCTCATTAAGTCAATTCAGCAGCTACAGACACGGGTCGTTAAACCAGATGCAAAAAAGCAAGActtgacacacaaaaaaataagttCTAGCGTCAATGCATTGTAAACACTTGATGTAACTTCTGAAAACTCTCTCTTTTCTGCACATCCCCAACCCTCCAAAAAGGACTCTTTACGGTTCCCTGAAATGTCTTTGACAAGATCTTCCGTTCTTATTTCTCTAATCTCATGCCACTATACCTAACATTGCGTATTAATTTAATCCTGATTattctcccattttatttttcactgcccTGGAAACCAACGAGAGGAAGGATCCCCCTGTGCACGAGGACTCTAGAGCCTCAGACTTCTCGAGAGAAGGAAATGTTGGGGGTGGACGGAGATGGAGATGGAGGAGACAGTTGCCCCGGCCAGTTCCAGATAGAAATGCCGAGTGACACAATGACTCAGAATGCAGGCCTGCGGTCAGGCACGTGGTCTGGCTCCTAGTTCAGCCACTCACTTGGTGGGAAGCCACTCCACTCCCCACATCTTGGATTCCTAACCTTGGAAATGAGATCCATAACACTGATCGCATAGGgttactgtgaagattaaatgtgttCCAGAACAAAATAATGAATAGTAAAAATTCCCTTAAAATACACTAGGAGTACAAACTCAAGTAATATCTTAAGACTAAGCAGGCCTAATGATCCGAGGGAAAACAGATTcacaccaaaataataataatcatcatcCCAGAATTAAAAGGACAAAACCAGGAGGACACCAGTAAGGTCGATACAAAACTAAACGGTATCTACAGAACAGAAGGAAAACCTCTTACTTCAGAAGCATACAGTCTGCTCACATTTGGAGGAAAACAGCCTAGCTTGTGAATTCTCTTGACGGAAGGACCACCCTGGTGCCATATGAGGTTGCTGTGATGTAGTCTCTAGTGGTCTCGTATCTATAGTCTCTCCTTCTTGGGCACATAGAAAGACCCTATTTCCTAGCCCATCTTCCAGGTGAGGTCATGTGACTAGGACTTGCTGGTAAAATGCAAGCAAAGTGATAGGTGTTACTTCTGAGCCGAGGTGACTGAGAGCAGATAGGCCTCTCAATGCTCTCTTTCCATATCTACTAGCTAAACCAACAGCTTTGGTGGATCTGGAGGAGGGTGGAGCCACCAGATGGCTGCAGCTGGAGTCCTTGAACAACTGCAAGGAAGAGTGGCCCCTCCCACTGCTCACCTGCTGCGCCCTCCCAACCCAGAATGGACTGTGCTGTGAGTTATACATAAACCTCTGTGTCTGGCAACTGATGATTTTTGGACTTTCTTATTATGGCTGTTAGCCTCCCCTGCCCACTAGAGTTGTGTAGAATACCAGACCTCTCTACAGCACAGCAGGTCCCCAGATGACGTTGTTTAATTCTAACActgatgagatgctgtaggaaccTAACTTTTGTTTATATCAGTCTATGGTAAAGCTGGTTTCATTATACGttgtttctgtgaaaaaaaaatgttgaaaaaccTATTAACAATGTTAAATGGGGACTTACTACATGATGACATAGTAAATTAAGGCAGCAGAGGCAGGCCATACAGTGGGGCCCCCGATATGAGACAGACTAGCCCGACAGTAGTAAGAGCTCTGAATAAACTGGAGAGAGAGCTAAGCAGGGAGAGGCTGCAGTAGCCCACAACGCCAGCTTGCTGGTTTGTGGCTTCTGGAGTATTGCAGACTGGTGGCTTCTTTCTGGCGTCTGCTCAGGGCAGTAGAGTTAATAAATCCCAAGGTAGTGAggaggatagtaagaagctaagCAAATTCCTGAGCAAGTGGAATGGTGAAATTGAGACAAGATCATTAAACACAGCCAAACAATTTGAATAACTTACGGCCAGCCAGATGGTGAAATTGCAACACCTTATCTTCCCTTACATTCATTTTAATGCACCAGCATATTaaaaacacacctggaaagctacTAAATAGTCTACTGAAACTCTACTCGAAGATTCTTGCCTGCAGAAAACAAAAGCCTTCAAGCCAAAGACCCACAGGCTCACTCTAGAGCGTGCCCATGTCTCTACTTGGGCATGCACTTTTTAGCTCCTCCTAGAGTCTAAGGGTCCCCACcagacttgcaaccagggagcagtgggcagcggcagctcTTCCCAGACTTACAACCTGATCCTGTAAGGCCCCCTCTTTCTCTATTCCACTGCCTTGGCTCGCTTCTGTCACTGTGACCTTCACTTCCACTGAGCTGACAGCTGCCCCGCCTTGGCTCACTTCCTTTGTTTCCAGGGAGGCAAAGCAGAGCACTGCCCAGActctctcctcttgctgcttttactgTTAAGTCCTACCTTTGTTTCAGTGTCCCAGCCTTAATAAACAtgctctcaaaatcacctgggcttgtgttgtgaaatctttcccacACAAAGTCAAGAGCCCACACAGTGCCTGTCCCTGCCCAGGAACAGCTAGCTGCACATCCCCAGGGACTTGCCAGTTCCACATCATTACTAGTGGAAACCAAGAACTGAAACTGGGTTGGGCTCATACTCCTGTCACGTTGGCCTTGGGGACAGAATCATTCAGGAGGCTTCCGGGTCCCCCTGTTCTCTCTGCCCACAACAGAATACAGTCGACAAGATAAGGCCTGCAGCTTGGAAAATGCaaggcacatagtaagtgctgaGATGCCAAAATTCCTTAAATAAAATGGTGCAGTATTTGCATGTAACCTACCCACATGTTCCCATATACTTTAAgtatctctagattacttataatacctaatacaatgcAAATGCTATGTAAATAACTTACACTGTAATGTTTAGGGATCAACTtcctggaattttaaaaaaatctgaccTGTGATTGGTTGAAACTACATGCAAAACGCATAGATACAGAGGGCCAACTGAATATTACAAagccacggtaatcaaaacagtgtggtaccagcataaaaacgtacatacagccctggctgagtggctcagttggttggagcatcgtcctgtataccaaaaggttgtgggtttgatccccagtgagggcacatgcctaggctatgggtttgattctcagctggggtgcattcaggaggcaactgatagatgtttctctctcacatcaatgttgttctctctctctctcccttcctcgctctctaaaatcaataaatatatcctcaggtgaggattaaaaataataataaaaaatacaaacatataaaccaatggaacaaaatagacatCCCAGCAATAAACCCTTGCACACACGGTCAATTAATTTAAGATAAAGGagtcaaaaatatacaatggaaagAATAGGTTCTTCaaaaatggtattgggaaaaccgGATAgctatatgcaaaagaatgaaactatcTCTGACTTACACCGcccacaaaaatcaattcaaaatggattaaagacttgaatgtaagacccgAAACCAccaaactcctagaagaaaacataacatTGGGGGTAAGCTTCTTGGTAGGAATTTTTGGGGGACTTGACTCCAAAAACActggcaacaaaagcaaaaataaacaagtggaactacatcaaactaaaaagatctgcacagcaaaggaaaccatcaacagaatgaaaagacaacctatggaatggaTAAAATATCTGTGAACCACATATTAGACAAGCAGTTACTATCCAAATTATACAAGGAACCCATACCACTCAATAgccaagacaaaacaaaacaacccaattgtgtaaaaataatgaaaggacctggatagactttgttttaaaagatgataTGAACATGGCCAACATGTACCTGAAAAAgagctcagcatcactaatcaccaggaaCATGCCaatcaaaaccaccatgagacatcacttcacacctgttgaGATGTCTATTACCAAAGAGATCAGCTGTAACACATGcgagcaaggatgtggagaaaaggaactcTTGTATACTATTTGttggaatgtaaactggtacagccactatggaaaacaatatggaggctCCTCAGGACATTAAAAATAGGACTGCTATGtaatcccacttctaggtatatagccaaaggaaacaaaacc
This sequence is a window from Phyllostomus discolor isolate MPI-MPIP mPhyDis1 chromosome 3, mPhyDis1.pri.v3, whole genome shotgun sequence. Protein-coding genes within it:
- the PGAP4 gene encoding post-GPI attachment to proteins factor 4, with amino-acid sequence MSTSGSPAAMLLRRLRRLSWNSTAVQLFILTVVTFGLLAPLACHRLLHSYFYLRHWHLNQMSQEFLQQSLKEGEAALHYFEELPSANGSVPIVWQATPRPWLVITIVTVDRQPGFHYVLQVVSQFHRLLQQCGPQCEGHQLFLCNVERSVSHLDAKLLSKYVPVANRYEGTEDDYGDDPSTNSFEKEKQDYVYCLESSLQTYNPDYVLMVEDDAIPEEQIFPVLEHLLRARLSEPHLRDALYLKLYHPERLQHYINPEPMRILEWVGVGMLLGPLLTWIYMRFASRPGFSWPVMLFFSLYSMGLVELVGRHYFLELRRLSPSLYSVVPASQCCTPAMLFPAPAARRTLTYLSQVYCHQGFGKDMALYSLLRAKGERAYVVEPNLVKHIGLFSSLRYNFHPSLL